A genomic stretch from Halogranum gelatinilyticum includes:
- a CDS encoding 2Fe-2S iron-sulfur cluster-binding protein translates to MAEVNLLGIGLGATLTLIAVAMHFSKGTGWSPSQDISQEVLEQRASTVAETDFPEPMNRSIGGGGGVAAGAVAGEDGAELEEAEEEEVSPADMPEDEVEYFDVEFVKQGKTIELASNETILDQAEDEGMDLPYACRQGQCVSCAAHIQDGPGNDYVTHFKQETFSDSEIEEGYVLTCVAYPKASFSIETSEAP, encoded by the coding sequence ATGGCAGAGGTAAACCTACTGGGAATCGGCCTCGGCGCCACGCTGACGCTCATCGCCGTCGCCATGCATTTCTCGAAAGGCACGGGATGGTCGCCCTCGCAGGACATCTCACAGGAGGTCCTCGAGCAGCGAGCGTCGACGGTCGCTGAGACCGACTTCCCCGAGCCGATGAACCGCTCCATCGGCGGCGGTGGCGGTGTCGCCGCGGGCGCAGTCGCTGGCGAGGACGGCGCTGAACTCGAAGAAGCCGAAGAGGAAGAAGTCAGCCCCGCCGATATGCCCGAGGACGAAGTGGAGTACTTCGACGTCGAGTTCGTCAAGCAGGGCAAGACCATCGAACTCGCGAGCAACGAGACGATTCTCGACCAGGCCGAGGACGAGGGGATGGACCTCCCCTACGCCTGCCGGCAGGGTCAGTGTGTCTCGTGTGCCGCCCACATCCAGGACGGTCCCGGTAACGACTACGTGACTCACTTCAAGCAGGAGACCTTCTCGGACTCCGAAATCGAAGAGGGGTACGTCCTGACCTGCGTCGCCTACCCAAAGGCCTCGTTCTCCATCGAGACGAGCGAAGCACCGTAA
- a CDS encoding fumarylacetoacetate hydrolase family protein, which yields MRLGQFTTDGTAEAWVGVVSEATVICLHEAGAAAGVSLPETTQALLDEWHWREKVDLAVSYAEETGVGVYDRDELDQLAPITDPEKVVAVGLNYSEHADEGDHDVPDEPVLFAKFPQSLVGPDAAVEWDPELTGAVDYEGELVVVIGDRARNVSKEDALDYIAGYTVGNDVSARDLQNADEQWVRGKSLDTFGPLGPELVTPDEVDDPHDLDIWTEVNGERLQDSNTEHLIFGLDEIVAFCSRAFTLNPGDVIYTGTPDGVGFFRDPQILLGDGDTMTVGVEGVGELTNHCVER from the coding sequence ACCACAGACGGGACAGCGGAAGCATGGGTAGGCGTCGTTTCCGAAGCGACTGTAATCTGCCTCCACGAGGCGGGAGCGGCAGCGGGTGTCAGTCTTCCGGAGACGACACAGGCACTACTCGACGAGTGGCACTGGCGAGAGAAGGTCGACTTGGCGGTCTCCTACGCGGAGGAGACTGGAGTGGGTGTCTACGACCGTGACGAACTCGACCAGCTCGCCCCGATCACGGACCCCGAAAAAGTCGTCGCCGTCGGGTTGAATTACAGCGAGCACGCCGACGAGGGTGACCACGACGTTCCCGACGAACCGGTCCTGTTCGCCAAGTTCCCGCAGTCGCTCGTCGGTCCCGACGCGGCCGTCGAGTGGGATCCGGAACTGACGGGTGCTGTCGACTACGAGGGCGAACTCGTCGTCGTCATCGGCGACCGCGCTCGCAACGTCAGCAAGGAGGACGCCTTGGACTACATCGCTGGCTACACCGTCGGCAACGACGTCTCCGCTCGTGACCTCCAGAACGCCGACGAGCAGTGGGTCCGTGGGAAGAGCCTCGACACCTTCGGCCCGCTCGGGCCGGAGCTAGTCACCCCCGACGAGGTCGACGACCCACACGACCTCGATATCTGGACGGAGGTGAACGGTGAGCGACTGCAGGATTCCAACACCGAGCACCTCATCTTCGGTCTCGACGAGATCGTCGCCTTCTGTAGCCGGGCGTTCACCCTGAACCCCGGAGACGTCATCTACACGGGGACACCGGACGGCGTCGGCTTCTTCCGCGACCCCCAGATCCTGCTCGGCGACGGCGACACGATGACCGTCGGCGTCGAGGGCGTCGGCGAACTCACGAACCACTGCGTCGAACGGTAG